One Neoarius graeffei isolate fNeoGra1 chromosome 19, fNeoGra1.pri, whole genome shotgun sequence genomic region harbors:
- the LOC132868013 gene encoding protein rapunzel-like has protein sequence MAHIQISEDRDKLKRGLIKVLQCISTISSAAAVVNPIFGVAGSLIRVVLQNVNDEDIQTLRREFGSMNQALDELSLQNRGTLQQIRKETLDGQYSHVEENLRNQFRKFMEVVEARPENKERKRDDFEESYANDLGDQNLHTLYDGVMGKPKLFSRPILEVYMTHSQGDRRVMERLCTRLTYLFCIGLIALMGYAATIGDDEEGLSEEWAEKMKNVQEKMQEVLRKCK, from the coding sequence ATGGCTCATATCCAGATCTCAGAGGACAGAGACAAGCTGAAGCGAGGCCTGATAAAGGTGTTGCAGTGCATATCCACCATCTCATCAGCAGCTGCTGTGGTGAATCCCATCTTTGGAGTGGCAGGCTCACTGATCCGCGTCGTCCTTCAAAATGTGAATGACGAGGACATTCAAACTCTTCGACGTGAGTTTGGAAGCATGAACCAAGCCCTGGATGAGCTTTCATTGCAGAACCGTGGCACGTTGCAGCAGATCAGAAAGGAGACATTGGATGGGCAGTACAGCCATGTAGAGGAGAACCTACGTAACCAGTTCCGTAAGTTCATGGAGGTGGTGGAGGCACGGCCTGAGAACAAGGAGCGCAAGCGTGATGATTTCGAGGAAAGCTATGCCAATGACCTGGGCGACCAGAACCTGCACACGCTCTATGATGGTGTAATGGGCAAGCCCAAGCTCTTCAGCCGACCTATCCTCGAGGTCTACATGACTCACTCACAAGGAGATCGGAGGGTGATGGAGCGCCTGTGCACTCGCCTCACCTACCTGTTCTGCATCGGCCTCATCGCTCTGATGGGCTATGCTGCCACCATTGGTGATGACGAAGAGGGCCTGAGTGAGGAGTGGGCCGAGAAGATGAAGAATGTGCAAGAGAAGATGCAGGAGGTGCTCAGGAAGTGCAAGTGA